In Brevibacillus brevis, a genomic segment contains:
- a CDS encoding XRE family transcriptional regulator, which translates to MFHIDLSKIGKRIRKARLSQGFTQQELADRCGFTKSLLSKIENGQTASAVATLSKIADHLKTPLAWFLEEERDDYLVLSPQKQRTSKLGSKEMGYLYETLANRSRFSKIEPVLVTVPADMPATEPFTHPEEEFIYIVSGTIILYYDGEKHILEEGDTAYFAGSKPHIFLPYTSEEAKVLSVFIQPSS; encoded by the coding sequence ATGTTTCACATCGATCTATCCAAAATTGGAAAACGCATTCGCAAGGCGAGGCTGAGCCAAGGCTTCACTCAGCAGGAGCTGGCTGACCGATGCGGGTTTACCAAGAGCCTCCTATCGAAAATTGAAAACGGACAAACAGCCTCCGCGGTGGCGACACTGTCAAAAATAGCCGATCATTTGAAAACACCGTTAGCCTGGTTTCTGGAGGAAGAGCGCGACGATTATCTCGTCCTGTCTCCGCAAAAGCAGCGCACCTCCAAGCTGGGAAGCAAGGAGATGGGCTACCTGTACGAGACGTTGGCGAATCGTTCCCGTTTTAGCAAAATCGAACCGGTGCTGGTAACGGTTCCGGCTGACATGCCTGCGACGGAGCCATTCACGCACCCGGAGGAAGAGTTCATCTACATTGTGAGCGGAACGATCATCCTGTATTACGACGGGGAGAAGCACATCCTCGAGGAAGGGGACACCGCCTACTTTGCAGGGAGCAAGCCGCATATTTTTCTGCCTTACACGAGCGAGGAGGCGAAAGTGCTCAGCGTCTTCATTCAACCGTCCAGCTAG